A region of the Campylobacter cuniculorum DSM 23162 = LMG 24588 genome:
TTTTGAAGCCCCGACAGCGAGTTTAAATTTAACCCTTTCTTTGGCAGTGATTGTTTTTGTTTATTATCATTTTGAAGGGATTAGAGTTCAAGGATTTATTAAGTATTTTTCGCATTTTATGGGTCCTGTAAAGCTCCTTGCTCCTTTAATGTTTCCTATCGAGCTTGTTTCTCATTTTTCTCGTGTGATTTCTTTATCTTTTCGTTTGTTTGGTAATATTAAGGGTGATGATTTATTTTTGGCAGTTATTTTAGCTCTTGTTCCTTATATCGCACCACTTCCAGCTTATGTGCTTTTAACCTTTATGGCTTTTTTACAAGCTTTTATTTTTATGATTTTAACTTATGTGTATTTAGCGGGTGCGACTATAGTTGAGGAAGGACATTGATTTATATTTTAGATTTTTTTAAAGGTGCATTCTTTGCTTTTTTAGCTTTGGGTGTGCTTTTTATTCTTCTTAATTTTAATTCTTTTTGTCTCTTTGTGTTGAAATTCTTTCATTATAATTTTTAAACAATTCAATATACCAAAACTTAATTTTAAAAGATGAGAAAATTTAAAATAAATTTTTGGCGGTATTATTATAAAATATTTGTTTTTTAAATTCTATTTGCCTTTTTCTAAGTTTTAGTGAGTTTTTTAACAAAACATTTTAATTTTATAAAATAATAAAATCCATCGGTTTAATCCTTGATTATGTGCATTTTATATTTTTCTTGCATATTGTTTCATAAAGATAAGAACTTGAAAAAGATTTTTATCATTTAAATTTAATTATTTTTCATCTTACTTTTGCAAAAACTCACAAACAAGATATATTCTTTTTTTTGAGTTATTTATAAAAATTTATTTTATAAAACAATTTTTTATATTTTTCAAGGCTAGTTTATTAAAGAAAATTTTTAACCAAATTTAGATTAAAATAAAAATGCTTATTATGAAAATTCTATGAGACAGCGTTAAAGGTGGAGATTAAAAGAATTTAAGGCAATCCTTGAATTAGGATTGCTTTTGTTGCTCTTCAATCATATCTTTAAAGACATCGAAAAGCTGAAGCGAAGTGTTTTCAGCAGTTTGACATTTTTCAAAAATTTTATTTTGTGTTTCTTCGAGTTTAATGTCTTCAGAATGAGCAATAGAAATAGCTGAATTCATATTTTCATGGATAATTTGATGTGGAGTATTGATTTTTGAAAAGTTTTTATTTTGACCAAATCTTTCTTTTCCAGCTCCCAAATACCATTTACCCAAACGACAATTTAAATGATCGGCAAGTTGTTTTCCTGATTTTGCGAAAATCTCTTTATAACCATTGACTTTAAATGCAACATGATCAAGTTTAGCCAAAGATACAAAAATTTCAGAAACGATATTGACAGCATTTGAATTGGTTGAATGTGCTTCATTAACAAGTTCTGTAAATTTACTAGAGAAATTCGTAATATGAGAATTCGAATCAATGGAAATTTGCTCCACTTGCTCACTTTGAGTGTACATTTCATTAGCATTTTGTTTCAATAAATTGATATTAACTTCTACTTCTGCAGTTGCTTTTTGAGTTTTTTCAGCAAGTTTTCTGACCTCATCAGCCACGACAGCAAAACCGCGTCCATGCTCTCCTGCACGAGCCGCCTCAATGGCTGCATTAAGAGCTAAAAGATTAGTTTGGTCGGATACATCTTTGATGAGATTGATAACATTTGTGATTTCATCAACGCTTCTGTGTAAAGTTTCTGCTGTATCTCTTGATTTGTTTGCAGATTCTATGATATTGCCGAGTGATGCGGTGATAGATTCTGTGATGTGACCCAGCTCGTCCATTGCACTAAGAGAAGTTTGAGAATAAGAAGAGATAACCTCTGCTTTATCGATGTTTGATACCATATCCCCTTGAACGATAGAAATATTCTTAACCACACCTTCTAACAAAATATTTAAGAGTTTATTTTTTAAACTAAGCTCCCCTGATTTTTGCTCAAAAGTTGCAAGTTTATTTTTAAGCTCAAGATTTTCAGATTGAACTCTTGCGAGTTGATTTTTTAATAATTGATTTTCTCCATTGATTTTTTTAATTTCTTCATTATTAGTTTTAGTACTACCACCAAACATAGAATTCTCCTTATTTATTATAATTTGCTAAATACATATTCAAGTCATCTTTAACACGTAGTTTTTCTTTTTTAAGAGTTGAAATTTCGGCATCACTAAGATGAACTCTACCTTCTTCGGCATCTTTAATTTGGTCGTCTAATTCATTATGCCTTTCAAATAATTTGTCAAAATGGGCATCTTTACCCTTTAATTCAGACATTAACTCTCTATATTCGTGCAACATATACATACTCCTTTTAACTCTTTTATGTATTTTTTGTAGATTTTACCATAATAAAAGATAATTTTTACTTAAAATATTTAAATTTTATTAATTTTTAGCACTTTTACACAGACATTAAAATGCTAAAAATTAAGTAAAAAACAAAGAAGAATGATTTATAAAATATAAGATGAAATGATGAATTCTTAAAAATTATTTTGAATTTTGTTTTTTAAGAGTTCTTAAAGTTGAGGCTGCAACTCTTATTCTTCTTGTTGTGCCATCTTCTAAAGCTATGCGAATGGTCCTAAGATTAGGTAAAAATCGCTTTTTGGTTTTGTTATTAGCATGGCTGACATTATTTCCTACCAAAACGCCTTTGCCTGTGATTTGACATACTCTTGCCATTTTTTATCCTTTAAAATTTTTAAGCAAATATTATAACAAATTTTAGCTTAAAATATTCAAATATTTATTAAGTTTTAACATAAAAAAAGATAAAATTCTTTTAAAGTTTAATTCTAAGGTTTTTTAATGTATGTAGCCCCGAGTTTATTGTCAGCAAATTTTTTGAGGCTTGAAGATGAAATTAAAGCGGTCAGTGAGGCTGGAGCAGACCTTTTGCATATTGATGTAATGGATGGACATTTTGTGCCAAATTTAACTTTTGGACCCTGCGTGATTGAAAGAATTTCAAGCATAAGCAAGGTGCCTTTGGATATACATTTGATGGTTGAAAATGTGAGTTCATTTGTAGAAATTTTTTTACCCCTTAAGCCTAAATTCCTTTCTTTTCACATCGAAGCTGAAGCTCATCCTATAAGAATTTGTGAATACTTAAAAACTCAAGGCATACATCCAGCAATTGTGCTTAATCCTCATACACCCATTAGTTCTATCAAAACAATGATAGAATTTGTCGATATGGTTTTATTAATGAGTGTTAATCCGGGTTTTGGCGGACAAAAATTTTTGCCTTTAATTTATGAAAAAATCGCAGAATTAAGAGAATTGATTGATAAAAAAAATGCAAAAGTTTTTATCGAAGTTGATGGGGGAATCAATGGCTTAAATGCTTCAAATTTAGAGGAAGCCGGAGCGGATATACTCGTGGCGGGAAGTTATATTTTTTCTTCAAATGATTATAAAAATGCTATCAAATCTTTAAAGCTAGAATTTTGAGTTTGCAACAAATTGATAAAATCATAAGCATTTTAAGTAAAGAAAGCAGACCTTATGAATGGGTTATGGCTGAATTTGGCAAACTTGAAGAATTAAGTCATTTGGATTTGGATTTAGAAACTCTCGAACTTATGGGACTTTCTTTTAAGATTAAACAAAACAATCTCTTAAGTTTAAAAACAAGAACAAATCAAATCAAAAATGAAATTTTTTGCATTGTGGATATTGAAAGCACAGCGGGGATTAAAAGTGGGCAAATTTTAGAAATCGGTGCAGTGAAAATTCAAAATTCCAAAGAGATAGACAGATTTGAATCGCTCATTAAGGTCGATGAGATTCCGGAAAATATCACAGAACTTACAGGAATCAGTCTTGATATGGTTAAAAATGCTCCAAGTCTTGCAAAAGTTTTAAATGATTTTAGACTTTTTTTAAAGGATAGTATTTTTATTGCCCATAATGTGCGTTTTGATTATAATTTCATTTCAAAGGCTTTGAGTGAAAATGATTTTGGAATTTTACTCAACCGCAGAATTTGCACGATAGAATTTGCACAATGTTGCATTCAAAGTCCAAGATACAAACTCGATACACTCAAAGAACTCTTAGGCATACAAAGCACACATCATAGAGCTTTAAGCGATGCTTTAGCGGCGGGAGAAATTTTTAAATATTGCTTAGGAAAATTGCCCCATCATATTAAGACTACAGAAGAATTAATAGAATTCATTAAGACCTCGCGTTTGAAAAAAATTTCTTAAATTTACTCAAAATATATTATACTTTATCCTATAAATGACGGGAGCTTGTGAAACAGGCTGAGAGTAAGCTAAAAGCTTAGACCGAACCGGATCTGGATAATGCCAGCGTCGGGAAGATTTTAACTCCTTTATCACTACCCTTCATTTATCCAAATTTTCTTAAAAGGATAAAACATGAAAACTCAAATGAATTATGCCAAAGAAGGCATTTTTACTAAAGAGATGGAAATTGTCGCGAGTAAAGAACAAGTGGATAAAGATTTTTTACTCCAAAACATTGCTTGTGGTAAGATTATTATCCCTGCAAATATTCTTCACAAAAGTCTTGATCCAAATGGCATAGGATATGGACTTAAGACTAAAGTGAATGTGAATTTAGGTGTTTCTAATGATTGTATAGATTATACTGAAGAAATGAAAAAGGTTGAATTGGCTCATAAATTCGGCATTGAAGCGATAATGGATTTGAGTAATTATGGCAAAACGAGTCATTTTAGAGATGAACTCATTAAAGTTTCAAAAGCGATGATAGGAACCGTGCCTGTATATGATGCTGTGGGTTTTTTAGAAAAAGATTTAAAAGAAATTAAGGCTAAAGATTTTTTAGATGTGGTCTATCATCATGCTAAAAGCGGGGTGGATTTTATGACCATACATGCGGGGATAAATTCTCGTGCCGCTAGGGTTTTTAAACAAATTCAAAGAATCACAAATATAGTTTCAAGAGGAGGTTCTGTGCTTTATGCATGGATGCAAATGAATGAGGCGGAAAATCCTTTTTATGAATATTTTGATGATTTGCTTGAAATTTGCTTGAAATTTGATGTTACCTTATCTTTAGGAGATGCTCTAAGACCCGGTTGCACTCACGATGCAAGTGATAGTGCTCAAATTGCTGAACTCATTGAGCTTTCTTTATTGACACAAAGGGCTTGGGATGCGGGAGTGCAAGTGATGATAGAGGGACCTGGACATATGGCTATTAATGAAATAGAAGCGAATATGCAGATTGAAAAACGTATTTGCAAGGGAGCTCCTTTTTATGTTTTAGGACCTTTGGTAACAGATATTGGAGCGGGGTATGATCATATAAGCGGAGCAATAGGAGGAGCAGTTGCAGCGGCAACGGGAGCGGATATACTTTGCTATGTAACACCAGCTGAACATTTGAGATTACCGAATTTAGATGATGTAAGAGCTGGGATTGTTGCAACTAAGATTGCAGCTCATGCTGGAGATTTAGCCAAATTGCCAAAGAGCAGAGAAATTGATGATAAGATGAGTCAAGCAAGACAAGATATTGACTGGGAAAAAATGTTTGCTTATGCCATTGATGGAGAAAAAGCTAAAAAAATGTTTAATGAAAGAAAACCCGAAGAACTCAATTCTTGCTCAATGTGCGGAAAAATGTGTGCAATGAATACAATGAATCAAATTCTTAAAGGTGATGAGGTGAGTTTGGTTTAAATTTTATAAACATAAAAAACGCATTAAAAAGCGGCGGAATAGATTTTGATAACAAAACTAATATCAATGCCTTCTTGTGCCGCTTTTAAATTCAAAGGATAGTCCATTTTAACCAGATAATCAAATCCACTCAAAGCATCAATAAAATCATAAAAACTCTTAGGATTTTGAATTTTTGCGTCGATTGTGAAAGAATGCTTAAGATATTTTTGGGTTTGGGTGAGTTGATTTTCTTGTATTTTTACATTCTTAAAATATTTTTGTAAAAAATTTTCAAGGATTTTTATATCAAAATTTTGCTCAAATTGTTCTAAACTTTTGTTATTTTCATTGCGTAAAGATGAAATTTTATTTTCACTTGCTGCAAATTTAGCCTTAGTGGCTTCAAAAAGGGCGATTTGTGAATTCTCTCTTAAAGAATTTTCTTGATAATTTCTTAATTGAGGTAAAAGTAAAAATAAAATCAAAGCCATACAAATGCTTATAAAACTTAAAATGCAAATGAGTAATTTTATAGGATTGATTTCTTCAAGACTCTTATCTTTCATCGTTTTCCTCTAAATTTTGTTTTGTGTTGATATTGATAAAACGATACCAACCATTACTAAGCTGATAATAACTTGTATGAGTTTCATCAAATATACTTTTTAAAGGTGTTTCTAAAAGTAAAGCAAACATTTCTTTTGTTGGGCTCACTCCTGTGATTTTTAAGGAATTTTTATCTTGTTCGACATTATCAAGAGTAATGCCATCAGTTTTCACAACAATACTAAAAAGATTTCTTAAACTTTCTTTGATGGCTTGATTTTCTTTATTAAAATCTTTAGACATATGGCTTTGTTCGAGTAAAATTTCGTAAAGTTTGTTTGCTTGAGCAATCTGCTCTTCAATCCGCACAACCTCTTCTCTTTTATGATTTACAGAATTTTGAGCGAGTTTGATTTTTATACTATAAATGAAATATATACCCATAATAAAAAAAACAGCAAATGCAAAAAGGGCAAGCCAAAGTTTAGCAAATAAATTAAAAAATGACCTTTTTTGAGGTTGAGTGAAACTATAAGTCATATTTTAAGCTCCTTTTGCATTAATTCTATCATTAAATCTAAGGTGTTTAAAGATTTAACTTGCGGAGTTAATAAGATTTCATTTTCTAAAAATTCAAGAGCACTTTGAGTGATGTCTTCATTAGTAAATATTAAAAGTTTATCGATAAAATCCCCTGCGTATCTTGTATCTTTATAAAATTTTTCTATACTTGAAATGATATAATTGCAAAATTCCATATCATCGCTAAAATTGCTAAATTCATCAAATTCTGCTTTTTGCTCCTGATTAGAAAGGTCTAATTTATCCTTAAATTCCTCGCCAAAATTTTCATTAAAATTTTCAAGCTCATCCTCTTGTTCGACTTGCTCTTCTGTTGTTTCGTTGATAATTTCTTCGTTTTGACTTTCAAAGCCATCAAGCTCTAAACCTATATCTTTTTCAAAAAGCTTAAATTCTCCTATTAAAATTTCTTGTCCCTTACAAGCGATTAAAGCAAGATTGTTTGAATTTTTATAAACACAAAGCGAGATTTTATCCCTTTCTAAATTTTCTTTTTGGACACAATAATAAAGCAAAGCCAGAGGGGAAAATAAAAAATCAAGTCCGCCATTATCCTCAAAAAGTTCAGTAAAATGCTCTATGTGTTCTGTTGCTGTATAGAGTCTAGCATTGTTTAAAACTATGCTTTTAACGCTTACTTTGGTTGTGATAAAATTTTCAAATTCATTAGAATCTAAACTTGGCACAAGCCATTGTTCTTCGCTATTTAAAAATAAAGATGTATAATAATAAAGATATTTTTTTTGAGAGTTTTTGATATAAGCAAACAATCGATGAGGGTCTTCGAAGCTTTTTTCAACGATATTTATGAATTTCCCATTAAGATAAGTTGCGGTTTTAAGAGAATTTTTCTTTTCTCTTAAAATCACGCTGATAAAAAGTCTAGGAATGAATTTTTTGAAAAAAGATAACATTTTATTCCTTAAAACCATCGCTTTGACGTATTTTTTCAAATTCTCTTTGTAAAAATTCCTTAGCCTCATCTTTGCTTAATTGCGAAACATCTAAGGGCTCACTCAATCTATAAACAATCTTGCTAAAAGGTTTTGGCAAAATCATTTTATCCCAACTCTTAAACTGCCAAAAACGACTCGCCTCATAATTTAAAATTCTTATTTTAACATTTTTTTTATGGGCAAGCAAAATGGCTCCATCTGAAATGCTATGATAAGGACCTCTTGGTCCATCAGGTGTTATGATTATATCGTCATTTTCATCAAGAACTTTAAAAGCAGCTTTTAAAGCACTACTTGCACCTTTTGAAGTGCTCCCTCTGACCGAATTTAAACCATAAAGTTTAATGATTTTTGCGATATATTCTCCATCTTTATGATGAGAAATCATCACATAAGCTCTTTTTTTACCACATTTAAAATGTCTAAAGGCAAAAGGCATTAAGGCTAAACGTCCGTGCCAAAACAGCACCACATAAGGACTTTCATCAACTTTAGCTCCCCTATAAGTCTTAAAACAAGTAAGAAAAATCAGCCATTGTAAAATAAAAACAAATCGGGTTAAACAAAGAATTTTAAACGACTTCCCCATAAAGCACCATACGTCTTGCATTTGTGATTTTAACTTGTTTCATTTGCCCCAAAAATTCTTCACTTCCTTTAATTTGAACTAAAAAATTATTATCTGTGCGTCCGGCTATCTCGCCATCGGCTCTTAATTCTTCAAAAAGCACTTCAAAAATTTGATTCTCTTGTTTTTTAACAATTTCATCTAAAATTTCATAATGCCTATTTTGCAAAATTTCTAGTCTTTTAGAAGCAATTTCTTCGGGGATTTGATTATCCATTAAGGCTGCTTTTGTCAGTGGTCTTTTAGAATATTTAAAGGAAAAGATTTGTTCAAAACGAACCTTTTCTATCATTTCTAAACTTTCTTCAAAATCCCTTTGACTTTCTCCGGGAAAAGCTACGATAATATCTGTTGAAATGCTTAAATTTTTGCAAAGGCTACGCAACTTCAAAGCCCTATCCAAATACCATTCTTTCGTATAGCCTCTTTTCATTGTTTTTAAAATTTCATTTGAACCGCTCTGCAAAGGCATATGAATACATTTGCAAATTTTAGGATTTTGACTGAAAGTGTGTAAAAATTTATCGTCCATATGCAAAGGATGCGGACTGGTAAAACGAATTCTTTCTAAACCCTCGATTTGACTCAATTCTTCTAAAAGGTCTGAAAAATCCATTTTTTTATGTTCATTTTTAAATTTTTTTCCGTAATTATTGACATTTTGTCCAAGTAAAAAAATCTCTTTAGCCCCTTTACTCACGGCTTTTTTTGCCTCGTTGAAGATGATTGCAAAAGGAATAGAAATTTCATCGCCTCTTGTATGTGGGACAATGCAGTAAGTACAATGCTTATCACAACCGATTGAAATATTAATATAAGCTTTATAAATGCTATTTCTAAAATCTTTAAAAGCAAAATCACTCTCATCATAATTTAAATCAGTGCCTAAAAATTTAGGAATTTTAATTGCTTGAGTGATTTTAGAAACATTTCTAGCCCCTAAAACAAAATCCACATAGGGAGCTTTTTTAAAAATTTCAGCTCCTAAATGGGAAGCTGTGCAACCGCATACTCCTATTTTAGCCCCATTTTTTTTAAGTTTTTTAAAAGCTCCTACTTCAGAAAAGAGCTTATGCACGGGCTTTTCACGCACTGAACAAGTATTGATAAGAATCAAATCTGCTTCTTGAATGTCTTCAGTGAGGCTGTAATTCTCCTTTTGAGTAAGCTCTGCAATGATGTGCTCTGAATCTCTAACATTCATCGCACAACCTAAGGTTTGGATAAAGAGTTTTTTAGCACTCAAAGGATATGCACCTCATAAATGAAATCATTCTCATCAAGTCCGTATTTAACAACTCTGTGATAAACATTTAAGCCCTTTTTTTCAAAATGCTCAACCAGAGCAATCAGCTGCTTGTGTGAATTTTCTTTATCAAAATAAAAAAACTTCTGCCCCTCTTTTTCAACCGCTTCCTCTATCTTTTCCAAGCTGATATTTTTAGGTTTTTCGTTGATCAAATTTCTCGCTAATTTTAAGTCCATATTATATCCTTGACTTTTTTAAATCTATAATCTTAGCAAATTTTACTTTTAATTAAACTTATTAAGTATATAATTTTAGTCTTCATTTAAATAAATTTCCCAAAAAAGGTATTTAAAATTATGGAAAAAATAACGGATATAATAGAAGCTATTGCTAATGAAAAAAATTTAAATTTAGAAAGTGTGAAGGAAAAAGTTATCACTGCTTTAATCAATACTGCAAAAAGAATTTATGGACAAGAATATGATTTTTTTGTAGAACCAAAAAGCCTTAATCTTTACCAAAAAATCAGTGTTGTAGCCGATAATGATGAAAG
Encoded here:
- the rpe gene encoding ribulose-phosphate 3-epimerase, which gives rise to MYVAPSLLSANFLRLEDEIKAVSEAGADLLHIDVMDGHFVPNLTFGPCVIERISSISKVPLDIHLMVENVSSFVEIFLPLKPKFLSFHIEAEAHPIRICEYLKTQGIHPAIVLNPHTPISSIKTMIEFVDMVLLMSVNPGFGGQKFLPLIYEKIAELRELIDKKNAKVFIEVDGGINGLNASNLEEAGADILVAGSYIFSSNDYKNAIKSLKLEF
- a CDS encoding lysophospholipid acyltransferase family protein; protein product: MGKSFKILCLTRFVFILQWLIFLTCFKTYRGAKVDESPYVVLFWHGRLALMPFAFRHFKCGKKRAYVMISHHKDGEYIAKIIKLYGLNSVRGSTSKGASSALKAAFKVLDENDDIIITPDGPRGPYHSISDGAILLAHKKNVKIRILNYEASRFWQFKSWDKMILPKPFSKIVYRLSEPLDVSQLSKDEAKEFLQREFEKIRQSDGFKE
- the miaB gene encoding tRNA (N6-isopentenyl adenosine(37)-C2)-methylthiotransferase MiaB; the encoded protein is MSAKKLFIQTLGCAMNVRDSEHIIAELTQKENYSLTEDIQEADLILINTCSVREKPVHKLFSEVGAFKKLKKNGAKIGVCGCTASHLGAEIFKKAPYVDFVLGARNVSKITQAIKIPKFLGTDLNYDESDFAFKDFRNSIYKAYINISIGCDKHCTYCIVPHTRGDEISIPFAIIFNEAKKAVSKGAKEIFLLGQNVNNYGKKFKNEHKKMDFSDLLEELSQIEGLERIRFTSPHPLHMDDKFLHTFSQNPKICKCIHMPLQSGSNEILKTMKRGYTKEWYLDRALKLRSLCKNLSISTDIIVAFPGESQRDFEESLEMIEKVRFEQIFSFKYSKRPLTKAALMDNQIPEEIASKRLEILQNRHYEILDEIVKKQENQIFEVLFEELRADGEIAGRTDNNFLVQIKGSEEFLGQMKQVKITNARRMVLYGEVV
- the rpmB gene encoding 50S ribosomal protein L28 — protein: MARVCQITGKGVLVGNNVSHANNKTKKRFLPNLRTIRIALEDGTTRRIRVAASTLRTLKKQNSK
- the thiC gene encoding phosphomethylpyrimidine synthase ThiC, which produces MKTQMNYAKEGIFTKEMEIVASKEQVDKDFLLQNIACGKIIIPANILHKSLDPNGIGYGLKTKVNVNLGVSNDCIDYTEEMKKVELAHKFGIEAIMDLSNYGKTSHFRDELIKVSKAMIGTVPVYDAVGFLEKDLKEIKAKDFLDVVYHHAKSGVDFMTIHAGINSRAARVFKQIQRITNIVSRGGSVLYAWMQMNEAENPFYEYFDDLLEICLKFDVTLSLGDALRPGCTHDASDSAQIAELIELSLLTQRAWDAGVQVMIEGPGHMAINEIEANMQIEKRICKGAPFYVLGPLVTDIGAGYDHISGAIGGAVAAATGADILCYVTPAEHLRLPNLDDVRAGIVATKIAAHAGDLAKLPKSREIDDKMSQARQDIDWEKMFAYAIDGEKAKKMFNERKPEELNSCSMCGKMCAMNTMNQILKGDEVSLV
- a CDS encoding HP0268 family nuclease, which gives rise to MDLKLARNLINEKPKNISLEKIEEAVEKEGQKFFYFDKENSHKQLIALVEHFEKKGLNVYHRVVKYGLDENDFIYEVHIL
- a CDS encoding 3'-5' exonuclease; translated protein: MSLQQIDKIISILSKESRPYEWVMAEFGKLEELSHLDLDLETLELMGLSFKIKQNNLLSLKTRTNQIKNEIFCIVDIESTAGIKSGQILEIGAVKIQNSKEIDRFESLIKVDEIPENITELTGISLDMVKNAPSLAKVLNDFRLFLKDSIFIAHNVRFDYNFISKALSENDFGILLNRRICTIEFAQCCIQSPRYKLDTLKELLGIQSTHHRALSDALAAGEIFKYCLGKLPHHIKTTEELIEFIKTSRLKKIS
- a CDS encoding F0F1 ATP synthase subunit A, which translates into the protein MKDLFLFSSLFDSSHTFAYFFHIALVALIAVIIAKMATHSMQLVPRGMQNLGEAFLEGIVSMGRDTMGSEEGARKYLPLVATLGMIIFISNIIGIIPGFEAPTASLNLTLSLAVIVFVYYHFEGIRVQGFIKYFSHFMGPVKLLAPLMFPIELVSHFSRVISLSFRLFGNIKGDDLFLAVILALVPYIAPLPAYVLLTFMAFLQAFIFMILTYVYLAGATIVEEGH
- a CDS encoding YdcH family protein; amino-acid sequence: MLHEYRELMSELKGKDAHFDKLFERHNELDDQIKDAEEGRVHLSDAEISTLKKEKLRVKDDLNMYLANYNK
- a CDS encoding CZB domain-containing protein; this encodes MAKLDHVAFKVNGYKEIFAKSGKQLADHLNCRLGKWYLGAGKERFGQNKNFSKINTPHQIIHENMNSAISIAHSEDIKLEETQNKIFEKCQTAENTSLQLFDVFKDMIEEQQKQS